The Devosia sp. YIM 151766 genome includes a region encoding these proteins:
- a CDS encoding helix-turn-helix domain-containing protein has protein sequence MDRPCNRLHYPNMELIPTYALYGEQESKQDWLHWETIPARSQGHDFRIAPHRHDHLFQVLSLTAGTARVVLDGAAIRLVAGEIVVVPALVVHGYVFSPDVDGLVLTLFERDVRALDLGFEHAAILRTGAFAVMQAMERLIDEADNPGERHELAMRAHLTLLLLTLHRAHSQAVAGDGRTDRTRLHAAAFRQLVERRFRQTRRIADYAGEIGVSPAHLNRISRQVLGASALAVIERRIALEARRQLLFSTLPIKQIGAELGYDDPAYFTRFITRMLGLSPAAFRQKMRRA, from the coding sequence ATGGACAGGCCATGCAATCGCTTGCACTATCCGAACATGGAGCTGATCCCCACCTATGCGCTTTACGGCGAGCAGGAGAGCAAGCAGGACTGGCTGCATTGGGAGACCATTCCGGCGCGCAGCCAGGGGCACGATTTCCGCATCGCGCCGCATCGGCATGACCATCTGTTTCAGGTGCTGTCGCTGACGGCGGGAACGGCGCGGGTGGTTCTGGATGGCGCCGCTATCCGGCTGGTAGCGGGGGAAATAGTGGTGGTGCCGGCCCTGGTCGTGCATGGCTATGTGTTCTCGCCCGATGTCGATGGATTGGTGCTGACCCTGTTCGAGCGCGATGTGCGGGCGCTCGATCTCGGTTTCGAGCATGCCGCGATCCTGCGCACCGGCGCCTTTGCGGTGATGCAGGCCATGGAGCGGCTGATCGACGAGGCCGACAATCCCGGAGAGCGGCACGAGCTGGCCATGCGGGCCCATCTCACCCTCCTGCTCCTGACGCTGCATCGGGCGCATAGCCAGGCGGTGGCCGGCGACGGCCGCACCGACAGGACCCGGCTGCATGCTGCCGCCTTCCGGCAATTGGTCGAGCGCCGCTTTCGCCAGACGCGGCGGATCGCCGATTATGCCGGGGAGATCGGGGTCAGCCCGGCCCATCTCAACCGCATCAGCCGGCAGGTCCTGGGCGCCTCGGCGCTGGCGGTCATCGAACGCCGCATCGCCCTCGAGGCGCGGCGGCAATTGCTGTTCTCCACCCTGCCGATCAAGCAGATCGGCGCCGAATTGGGCTATGACGACCCGGCCTATTTCACCCGTTTCATCACCCGCATGCTGGGCCTGTCGCCGGCAGCGTTCCGCCAGAAGATGCGGCGGGCTTAG
- the pcaQ gene encoding pca operon transcription factor PcaQ — protein sequence MIDPRIKIRHIACFLEVARLRSMVNAADALNISQPAATKTVQELEAVLGGALFDRTRRRLALTPFGEVFYRYASTSIAALRQGIDAARGAREAALVRIGALPSVSARMLPEAVRLFFAAEPGINSRIITGPNSYLLSLLRTGDVDLVIGRMAEPEAMLGLSFEHLYSERVVLVVRPGHPLLARRDFSLGMIEPYQRLMPNPGSVIRPLVQRILLAYGIDAQHEEVETVSNAFGRAYVRQSDAVWFISEGVVADDVADNYLALLPVDMSETQGPVGFTTRTDTAPGLALTAFMQTVRDVAARLRDGD from the coding sequence ATCATCGATCCCCGGATCAAGATTCGCCACATTGCCTGCTTTTTGGAAGTGGCGCGGCTGCGCAGCATGGTCAATGCCGCCGACGCCCTCAATATCAGCCAGCCCGCCGCCACCAAGACCGTGCAGGAACTCGAAGCGGTGCTGGGGGGCGCCCTGTTCGACCGCACCCGGCGGCGTCTGGCGCTGACGCCGTTCGGCGAGGTGTTCTACCGCTATGCCTCGACCAGCATCGCGGCCCTGCGGCAGGGGATCGATGCGGCGCGCGGCGCCCGGGAGGCCGCCCTGGTCAGGATCGGCGCCCTGCCCTCGGTTTCGGCGCGCATGCTGCCCGAGGCGGTGCGGCTGTTCTTCGCCGCCGAGCCGGGCATCAATAGCCGCATCATCACCGGACCCAACAGCTATCTGCTGTCGCTGCTGCGCACCGGCGATGTCGATCTGGTCATCGGCCGCATGGCCGAGCCGGAAGCCATGCTCGGCCTCTCCTTCGAGCATCTTTATTCCGAGCGCGTGGTTCTGGTCGTGCGGCCGGGCCATCCGCTGCTGGCCCGGCGCGATTTCAGCCTCGGCATGATCGAGCCCTATCAGCGCCTGATGCCCAATCCCGGCTCGGTGATCCGGCCGCTGGTGCAGCGCATATTGCTGGCCTATGGCATCGACGCCCAGCACGAAGAGGTGGAAACCGTCTCCAATGCCTTCGGTCGCGCCTATGTGCGGCAAAGCGATGCGGTCTGGTTCATCTCGGAGGGCGTGGTGGCTGACGACGTGGCCGACAATTACCTGGCGCTGCTGCCGGTGGACATGAGCGAAACCCAGGGGCCGGTGGGCTTCACCACCCGCACCGATACGGCGCCGGGCCTGGCCCTTACCGCCTTCATGCAGACTGTCCGCGACGTGGCCGCCCGCCTGCGGGACGGCGATTAG
- the pcaD gene encoding 3-oxoadipate enol-lactonase, with amino-acid sequence MNFVRIHGVLLHYRLAGPEGAPALALANSLGTDARIWDAVIDELAADYRILSYDKRGHGLSDSPEGDYRLADHLDDLEGLLDHVGFDRLALGGVSVGGLIAQGFALRAPERLAALVLCNTAPLMGDAAMWAARIETVRRQGLAGLADMVTERWFSPDFRAARPDDLAGWRNLLLRGDAAGYAATCATLRDTDLSDAIGAIDLPSLIVAGADDLAAPVDLVRHCTAIAGSRFEILDGVGHIPSIEQPEKLAALMRQFLKEAGHG; translated from the coding sequence ATGAACTTCGTCCGCATTCACGGCGTCCTGTTGCATTACCGTCTGGCCGGTCCCGAGGGCGCGCCGGCGCTGGCGCTGGCCAATTCGCTGGGCACCGATGCCCGTATCTGGGATGCGGTGATCGACGAACTCGCCGCCGATTATCGCATCCTCTCCTATGACAAGCGCGGCCATGGCCTGAGCGATAGCCCGGAGGGCGATTACCGCCTTGCCGATCATCTGGACGATCTCGAAGGCCTGCTCGACCATGTCGGTTTCGACCGTCTGGCCCTGGGCGGCGTTTCCGTCGGCGGGCTGATCGCCCAGGGCTTCGCGTTGCGGGCGCCGGAGCGGCTGGCGGCTCTCGTGCTCTGCAATACCGCGCCGCTGATGGGCGATGCCGCCATGTGGGCGGCGCGGATCGAGACGGTGCGCCGCCAGGGCCTGGCAGGGCTTGCCGATATGGTGACGGAGCGCTGGTTCAGCCCGGATTTCCGGGCGGCGCGACCCGACGACCTTGCCGGCTGGCGCAATCTGCTGCTGCGCGGCGACGCGGCGGGCTATGCCGCCACCTGCGCCACATTGCGCGACACCGATCTTTCCGACGCCATCGGCGCCATCGATCTGCCCAGTCTGATCGTTGCCGGCGCCGACGATCTGGCCGCGCCGGTGGACCTGGTGCGCCATTGCACCGCCATTGCCGGCTCGCGCTTCGAGATCCTCGACGGCGTCGGGCATATTCCCTCCATCGAGCAGCCCGAGAAACTGGCGGCGCTGATGCGGCAATTTTTGAAGGAGGCCGGCCATGGCTGA
- the pcaC gene encoding 4-carboxymuconolactone decarboxylase — MADDSLFERGLATRKAVLGDDHVNGATARQTLFDEDFQAFITEGAWGSVWSRPGLTKRERSIVTLALLAALGHEEEFAMHVRATINTGASAEDIKEALLHVAVYAGVPAANSAFKIAKQELAKRGEVAP; from the coding sequence ATGGCTGACGACAGCCTGTTCGAACGCGGCCTGGCGACCCGCAAGGCGGTGCTGGGCGACGATCACGTCAATGGCGCCACGGCGCGCCAGACCTTGTTCGACGAGGATTTTCAGGCCTTCATCACCGAGGGCGCCTGGGGCTCGGTATGGTCGCGCCCCGGCCTGACCAAGCGCGAGCGCTCCATCGTCACGCTGGCTTTGCTGGCGGCGCTGGGGCATGAGGAGGAATTCGCCATGCATGTGCGCGCCACCATCAATACCGGCGCCAGCGCCGAGGATATCAAGGAAGCCCTGCTGCATGTGGCGGTCTATGCCGGCGTTCCGGCGGCCAATAGCGCCTTCAAGATCGCCAAGCAGGAATTGGCCAAGCGCGGGGAGGTGGCGCCATGA
- the pcaH gene encoding protocatechuate 3,4-dioxygenase subunit beta — protein sequence MSGIILPGADGLLFQRDRAWHPPADTPGYKSTTFRSPRHSLLALGPTRSEMTGPSFGHEQLGALDNDLIRNFSQDGTEAIGQRLIVYGQVLDENARPVPHTLVEYWQANAGGRYRHKKEGYLAALDPNFGGFGRSITDENGFYHFRTVKPGAYPWPNGGNDWRPAHIHFSVFGHAFAQRLITQMYFEGDPMIWQCPIVGTVPDKSAIDQLIARLDRHNTTPMDALAYRFDIVLRGRRSTMFENKLEGN from the coding sequence ATGAGCGGCATCATCCTGCCCGGGGCCGATGGCCTGCTGTTCCAGCGCGACCGCGCCTGGCACCCGCCCGCCGATACGCCCGGCTATAAGAGCACGACCTTCCGCTCGCCGCGCCACAGCCTGCTGGCGCTGGGCCCGACCAGATCGGAAATGACCGGCCCCAGCTTCGGCCATGAACAGCTGGGCGCGCTCGACAATGACCTGATCCGCAATTTCAGCCAGGACGGCACCGAGGCCATCGGCCAGCGCCTGATCGTCTATGGCCAGGTACTCGACGAAAATGCCCGCCCGGTGCCCCATACGCTGGTGGAATATTGGCAGGCCAATGCCGGCGGCCGCTATCGGCACAAGAAGGAAGGCTATCTGGCCGCGCTCGACCCCAATTTCGGCGGCTTCGGCCGCTCGATCACCGACGAGAACGGCTTTTACCACTTCCGCACCGTCAAGCCCGGCGCCTATCCCTGGCCCAATGGCGGCAATGACTGGCGCCCGGCCCATATTCATTTCTCGGTCTTCGGCCACGCCTTCGCGCAGCGCCTGATCACCCAGATGTATTTCGAGGGCGACCCGATGATCTGGCAATGTCCCATTGTCGGCACCGTTCCCGACAAATCCGCCATCGACCAGCTCATCGCCCGGCTGGACCGGCACAACACCACGCCCATGGACGCCCTGGCCTATCGCTTCGACATCGTGCTGCGTGGCCGGCGCTCGACCATGTTCGAAAACAAGCTGGAGGGGAATTGA
- the pcaG gene encoding protocatechuate 3,4-dioxygenase subunit alpha, whose protein sequence is MSLHPVPKLKESPSQTAGPYVHIGMTPNFCGITGVIDADPGSNMLSPEVKGERIVIAGRVIDGAGTPVTDAVLEIWQADAQGGLVAPMSPHSNSTPAFTGWGRQPTRADGSFSFETIKPGRVEGPDGKPMAPHVSLWIVARGINIGLQTRLYFADEAEANQEDYVLNKIMDPRRRDTLIARREEGAIPRYVLDIHLQGDRETVFFDI, encoded by the coding sequence ATGAGCCTGCATCCCGTTCCCAAGCTCAAGGAATCGCCGTCCCAGACCGCCGGGCCCTATGTCCATATCGGGATGACGCCGAATTTCTGCGGCATTACCGGCGTCATCGACGCCGATCCCGGCAGCAATATGCTCTCGCCCGAGGTCAAGGGCGAGCGCATCGTCATCGCCGGCAGGGTCATTGACGGCGCCGGCACGCCGGTGACCGATGCGGTGCTGGAAATCTGGCAGGCCGACGCCCAGGGCGGCCTGGTGGCGCCGATGTCGCCCCATTCCAATTCCACGCCGGCCTTTACCGGCTGGGGGCGGCAGCCGACCCGGGCCGATGGCAGTTTCAGCTTCGAGACCATCAAGCCGGGCCGGGTCGAGGGCCCCGACGGCAAGCCGATGGCGCCGCATGTCTCGCTGTGGATCGTGGCGCGCGGCATCAATATCGGGCTGCAGACGCGGCTCTATTTCGCCGACGAGGCCGAGGCCAATCAGGAGGATTACGTCCTCAACAAGATCATGGATCCCCGCCGCCGCGACACGCTGATCGCGCGCCGGGAGGAGGGCGCCATACCCCGCTATGTGCTGGATATTCATCTCCAGGGGGACAGGGAGACGGTGTTCTTCGATATTTGA
- a CDS encoding 3-carboxy-cis,cis-muconate cycloisomerase, giving the protein MTLLSALAGDAETEALLSDRAQLDAMLTVERALAEASADTGWISPEAAAAIAAATANFQPDWPELAAGMARDGVVVPALVRHLRRHVAEPHRAALHKGATSQDIADTALMLQVAKVLDLHEARLDALLARLAHLAGEWSGRQLMAHTRMQVALPTIWDAKLAAWSEPLQRHLRALSAMRRSLLVIQLGGPVGDRASFEGHGDAIAAGMASRLDLGLAAPWHTTRDPIVALGNMLALISGSLGKIGMDVALLAQNEIGALRLAGGGSSSAMAHKSNPVNAEVLVALARHNAGLAGILGQAMVHEYERSGAAWTLEWLTLPAMLVNTGAGLRLAVKLAGQLRLG; this is encoded by the coding sequence ATGACCCTGCTTTCCGCCCTTGCCGGCGACGCCGAAACCGAGGCGCTGCTTTCCGATCGGGCGCAGCTCGACGCCATGCTGACGGTCGAGCGCGCCTTGGCCGAGGCCAGCGCCGATACCGGCTGGATTTCACCCGAAGCGGCGGCCGCCATTGCCGCGGCCACGGCAAATTTCCAGCCCGACTGGCCGGAACTGGCGGCCGGCATGGCCCGGGACGGCGTGGTCGTGCCGGCGCTGGTCCGGCATTTGCGCCGCCATGTCGCCGAGCCGCATCGCGCTGCCTTGCACAAAGGGGCGACGAGCCAGGACATCGCCGATACGGCGCTGATGCTGCAAGTGGCCAAGGTGCTCGATCTGCATGAAGCGCGGCTCGACGCGCTTCTGGCGCGGCTCGCTCACCTGGCAGGGGAATGGTCGGGGCGCCAGCTCATGGCCCATACGCGCATGCAGGTGGCGCTGCCCACCATTTGGGACGCCAAGCTGGCCGCCTGGTCCGAGCCGCTGCAACGGCATCTGCGCGCCCTGTCGGCGATGCGCCGCAGCCTGCTGGTGATCCAGCTCGGCGGCCCGGTGGGCGATCGCGCCAGCTTCGAGGGCCATGGCGACGCCATCGCCGCCGGCATGGCCAGCCGGCTCGATCTCGGCCTTGCCGCGCCCTGGCACACGACCCGCGACCCCATTGTGGCCCTGGGCAATATGCTGGCGCTGATCTCCGGTTCGCTCGGCAAGATCGGCATGGATGTGGCGCTGCTGGCGCAGAACGAAATCGGCGCCCTGCGCCTTGCGGGCGGCGGTTCCTCTTCCGCCATGGCGCACAAATCCAATCCGGTAAATGCCGAAGTGCTGGTGGCGCTGGCCCGGCACAATGCGGGCCTCGCCGGCATTCTCGGACAGGCCATGGTGCATGAATATGAGCGCTCGGGCGCCGCCTGGACGCTGGAATGGCTGACCCTGCCCGCTATGCTGGTCAATACCGGCGCCGGCCTGCGGCTCGCCGTCAAGCTGGCCGGACAATTGCGTTTGGGGTAA
- a CDS encoding Gfo/Idh/MocA family oxidoreductase: MSDTNKVRWGIISTANIGMAKVIPAMMKSPHSTVAAIASRHLDTARRAADQLGIEKAHGSYEDLLADPDIDAIYNPLPNHLHVELTLAANAAGKHVLCEKPIAITAEEAKKLRQARGDRLIMEAFMVRFHAQWHRAREIVRSGELGEIRAVRAVFSYHNVDPNNVRNKADIGGGGILDIGCYPVTAGRFFFEAEPQRVVSLVDRDPAFGTDRLASVIADFGGGRQLNLLVSTQMVPNQAIELLGSKGRVEIVIPFNAPQDAATALLVDHGLALDGSLARREILPPSDQYTEMAEAFALAVLGQGTLDYGVEDAIRSMQVLDAIFESERTGAWAQVQAD; the protein is encoded by the coding sequence ATGTCCGATACGAACAAGGTCCGCTGGGGCATCATCTCGACCGCCAATATCGGCATGGCCAAGGTGATCCCGGCCATGATGAAATCGCCCCATTCAACGGTCGCCGCCATCGCCTCGCGCCATCTGGATACGGCGCGCCGGGCGGCGGACCAGCTGGGCATCGAAAAGGCCCATGGCTCCTACGAGGACTTGCTGGCCGATCCGGATATCGACGCCATCTACAATCCCCTGCCCAATCATCTGCATGTCGAGCTGACCCTTGCCGCCAATGCCGCCGGCAAGCATGTGCTGTGCGAAAAGCCCATCGCCATCACCGCCGAAGAAGCGAAAAAGCTGCGCCAGGCCCGCGGCGACCGGCTGATCATGGAAGCCTTCATGGTGCGCTTCCATGCCCAATGGCACCGCGCCCGCGAGATCGTCCGCTCCGGGGAGCTGGGCGAAATCCGCGCTGTCCGCGCCGTGTTCAGCTATCACAATGTCGACCCGAACAATGTGCGCAACAAGGCCGATATCGGCGGCGGCGGCATTCTGGACATTGGCTGCTATCCGGTCACCGCCGGCCGCTTCTTCTTCGAGGCGGAACCGCAGCGCGTCGTGTCGCTGGTCGACCGCGATCCGGCTTTCGGCACCGACAGGCTGGCCAGCGTCATCGCCGATTTCGGCGGCGGCAGGCAGCTCAATCTTCTGGTCTCCACCCAGATGGTACCCAATCAGGCCATCGAGCTGCTGGGCAGCAAGGGGCGCGTCGAGATCGTCATTCCCTTCAACGCCCCGCAGGATGCGGCGACGGCCTTGCTGGTCGATCACGGCCTGGCCCTCGATGGCAGCCTGGCGCGCCGGGAAATCCTGCCGCCCTCCGACCAATATACCGAAATGGCCGAAGCCTTCGCCCTGGCCGTGCTGGGGCAGGGGACACTGGATTACGGCGTCGAGGACGCTATCCGCTCCATGCAGGTGCTGGACGCGATCTTCGAGAGCGAGCGCACCGGCGCCTGGGCGCAGGTGCAGGCGGATTAG
- a CDS encoding FadR/GntR family transcriptional regulator: MKLQAVSNRKLYIQIADQIRDQIMAGAVEAGRQLPSERELAQNLGVSRPTVREALIALEVAGLVEVRVGVGAFVRQRDDKRTPLPELSASPLETMAVRRLLEPEAAALASRQISPEGTARLDETLRRMRDETEAGQWSSDSDRMLHMTLADACGNAVLRETLDGLWTSRRGEVDTRFHQHLADIDAVRQHILGDHEAIVAAIVGGNAEGARTAMSKHLDFVSAAMLEAWE, encoded by the coding sequence ATGAAACTTCAGGCCGTATCCAACCGCAAGCTCTACATCCAGATCGCCGACCAGATTCGCGACCAGATCATGGCCGGGGCAGTGGAGGCCGGACGGCAATTGCCCTCCGAACGCGAATTGGCACAGAATCTGGGCGTGTCGCGGCCGACCGTGCGCGAGGCGCTGATCGCGCTGGAAGTCGCGGGTCTGGTCGAAGTGCGGGTGGGCGTCGGCGCCTTTGTGCGCCAGCGCGACGACAAGCGGACGCCATTGCCCGAGCTGAGTGCCTCCCCGCTCGAAACCATGGCGGTGCGCCGCCTCTTGGAACCGGAGGCGGCGGCGCTGGCCAGCCGGCAGATTTCGCCCGAGGGCACGGCTAGACTGGACGAAACATTGCGCCGGATGCGCGACGAAACCGAGGCCGGGCAATGGTCCTCGGACAGCGACCGCATGCTGCACATGACCCTGGCCGATGCCTGCGGCAATGCCGTGCTGCGCGAAACGCTGGATGGATTATGGACGTCGCGGCGGGGCGAGGTGGATACGCGGTTTCATCAGCATCTGGCCGATATCGACGCGGTGCGCCAGCATATTCTGGGCGATCACGAAGCCATCGTCGCCGCCATTGTCGGCGGCAATGCCGAGGGCGCGCGCACGGCCATGAGCAAGCACCTCGATTTCGTCTCGGCCGCCATGCTGGAGGCATGGGAATAG
- a CDS encoding sugar ABC transporter ATP-binding protein, producing MAEGMGEVAMPLASAVPLVEMTGIDKSFPGVRALSQVRFELLPGEVHALMGENGAGKSTLMKILSGVYSRDAGVVKLNGEPVEITSPRQAQDLGLSIIHQELALMRDLTAAQNIFIGREPRRFGMLDEGQLNRDAAAIFQSMNLNLEPSVLVETLTIAKQQMVEIAKALSYRSRVLIMDEPTAALNDAEIAELFAIINRLKAEGVGIVYISHKMDEIKRISDRVTVMRDGEYVGTVPAADTPIETIISMMVGRTLANETLVIPDMADAPVALEVRNLNRGREIRDVSFSVHAGEILGFAGLMGAGRTEVARAIFGADRRESGEIWVHGQRVGIASPKDAVELGIGYLSEDRKLFGLATGLDVRNNIALASLSRFTGPLGILNEAGMASAAQSAIRQLAIKTPSDVQEARLLSGGNQQKVVIAKWLLRDCDILIFDEPTRGIDVGAKSEIYKLLNALAAEGKAIIVISSELPEVLRLSHRIAVMCEGRLTGILPGGASQEEIMRLATMRESALVEDMRHAG from the coding sequence ATGGCAGAGGGGATGGGTGAGGTCGCGATGCCGCTCGCTTCCGCCGTGCCGCTGGTCGAAATGACCGGCATCGACAAATCCTTTCCCGGCGTTCGCGCCCTGTCGCAGGTCCGGTTCGAATTGCTGCCGGGCGAAGTCCATGCGCTGATGGGCGAGAACGGCGCCGGCAAATCGACGCTGATGAAGATTCTCTCCGGCGTCTATTCGCGCGATGCCGGCGTCGTGAAGCTCAATGGCGAGCCGGTGGAAATCACCTCGCCCCGCCAGGCCCAGGATCTGGGGCTCAGCATCATCCATCAGGAACTGGCGCTGATGCGCGACCTGACCGCGGCGCAGAACATCTTTATCGGCCGCGAGCCCCGCCGCTTCGGCATGCTCGACGAAGGCCAGCTCAACCGCGATGCGGCTGCCATTTTCCAGTCGATGAACCTCAATCTCGAACCCAGTGTGCTGGTCGAGACGCTGACCATTGCCAAACAGCAAATGGTCGAGATCGCCAAGGCCTTGTCCTATCGCAGCCGCGTCCTCATCATGGACGAGCCCACTGCGGCGCTGAACGATGCCGAGATCGCCGAACTCTTCGCCATTATCAACCGCCTCAAGGCCGAAGGCGTCGGCATTGTCTATATCTCGCACAAGATGGACGAGATCAAACGCATTTCCGACCGGGTGACCGTGATGCGCGACGGCGAATATGTCGGCACCGTGCCGGCGGCGGACACGCCTATCGAAACCATCATTTCCATGATGGTGGGCCGCACCCTGGCCAATGAAACCCTGGTCATCCCCGATATGGCCGATGCGCCGGTGGCGCTGGAAGTGCGCAACCTCAATCGCGGCCGCGAAATCCGCGATGTCAGCTTCTCCGTCCACGCCGGCGAAATCCTCGGCTTTGCCGGGCTGATGGGCGCCGGTCGCACCGAGGTCGCCCGCGCCATTTTCGGCGCCGACCGGCGCGAGAGCGGCGAAATCTGGGTGCATGGCCAGCGGGTCGGCATCGCCTCGCCCAAGGACGCGGTCGAATTGGGCATTGGCTATCTCTCCGAGGATCGCAAGCTGTTCGGCCTCGCCACCGGCCTGGACGTGCGCAACAATATCGCCCTGGCCAGCCTGTCGCGGTTCACCGGTCCATTGGGCATTCTCAACGAGGCCGGCATGGCTTCGGCGGCGCAAAGCGCCATCCGCCAATTGGCCATCAAGACCCCCAGCGATGTGCAGGAAGCCCGGCTGCTTTCGGGCGGCAATCAGCAGAAAGTGGTCATCGCCAAATGGCTCCTGCGCGATTGCGACATCCTGATTTTCGACGAGCCGACACGCGGCATCGATGTGGGCGCCAAGTCTGAAATCTACAAATTGCTCAACGCCCTGGCTGCCGAGGGCAAGGCCATCATCGTCATTTCCTCCGAACTGCCCGAAGTGCTGCGCCTCAGCCATCGCATTGCGGTGATGTGCGAAGGCCGGCTGACCGGCATCCTGCCCGGAGGCGCCAGTCAGGAAGAGATCATGCGGCTGGCGACCATGCGGGAAAGCGCACTGGTCGAGGACATGCGCCATGCGGGGTGA
- a CDS encoding ABC transporter permease, giving the protein MTDSTVAAQKPGIRISGAFHRLLAFSGLIALVVVFSLASPNFMQTQNILAILQATSVNGVLAIAATLVIITGGIDLSVGTLMTFCAVIAGVILTYLGLPLPLGVLGAILAGTASGLVSGVVIAKLKVPPFIATLGMMLILKGLSLVISGTRPIYFNDTPGFTQISQGSLIGAVIPGLPIPNGVLILFAVALITAFILGKTALGRYTFALGSNEEALRLSGVNVDRWKIAIYATAGSICGVAGLLIASRLNSAQPALGQGYELDAIAAVVIGGTSLSGGRGTVLGTLIGALIISVLANGLRILSVAQEWQTVVTGTIIILAVYADILRRRTL; this is encoded by the coding sequence ATGACCGATAGTACCGTCGCGGCGCAAAAACCCGGCATCCGCATTTCCGGCGCCTTCCACCGGCTGCTCGCCTTTTCGGGGCTGATTGCGCTGGTCGTGGTCTTCTCGCTGGCCTCGCCCAATTTCATGCAGACCCAGAACATCCTGGCGATCCTGCAGGCCACTTCGGTCAACGGCGTTTTGGCCATCGCCGCTACCCTGGTGATCATCACCGGCGGCATCGACCTCTCGGTCGGCACGCTGATGACCTTCTGCGCGGTGATCGCCGGGGTTATCCTGACCTATCTCGGCCTGCCGCTGCCGCTGGGCGTTCTCGGCGCCATCCTCGCCGGCACCGCCAGCGGGCTGGTATCGGGCGTGGTCATCGCCAAGCTCAAAGTGCCGCCCTTCATCGCCACTTTGGGCATGATGCTGATCCTCAAAGGCCTGTCGCTGGTCATTTCCGGCACCCGTCCGATCTATTTCAACGACACGCCCGGCTTCACCCAGATTTCGCAGGGCTCGCTGATCGGCGCCGTCATTCCCGGCCTGCCGATTCCCAATGGCGTGCTGATCCTGTTCGCGGTGGCGCTGATCACCGCCTTCATTCTCGGCAAGACCGCGCTGGGCCGCTACACTTTCGCGCTCGGCTCCAACGAGGAGGCGCTGCGCCTTTCCGGCGTCAATGTCGATCGCTGGAAGATCGCCATTTATGCCACCGCCGGCTCCATCTGCGGCGTGGCCGGCCTGCTCATCGCCAGCCGCCTCAATTCGGCGCAGCCGGCTCTGGGGCAGGGCTACGAACTCGACGCCATCGCCGCTGTGGTCATCGGCGGCACCTCGCTGTCGGGCGGCCGCGGCACCGTGCTCGGCACGCTGATCGGCGCGCTCATCATCTCCGTGCTGGCCAATGGCCTGCGCATCCTATCGGTGGCCCAGGAATGGCAGACGGTGGTGACCGGCACCATCATCATCCTGGCCGTCTATGCCGACATCCTGCGGCGCCGCACTCTTTAG